In the Xanthobacteraceae bacterium genome, CCAGCATCGCGAACGGTTGCACGTTCTTGCCGTCGAACACGCGCGCGCCGCTCCACGACATGCCGCAGGCGATGAACAGCAACGCGCTCGCGAGATCGATCGAGATCGCGCTGGTAATGAACTGTTGCAGGCTGAGCATTCCTGCGGAAATGCCGCCGAGCAGGTACGCCCCGCCCCACCACGCAAGCGCATGGATGCTCCGGTCCTGATACCAGGCGAAGATGAGCAGAACACCAAGGACCGCCGTCACGAAGATCGAGACGACGACCAGCGTCGGAATATCCAGAACCATTGCCGTTACTTGTTGCTTATGAGCCGCTTTTCAGTCGCCGAGTATGACGCGATCTTCCTACGGAAGCCTCGACGCATTATTTAAAATTGAGAAACCGGTTCCGCTCATGCGCTTGCCGGACGGACGCGCGGCTGGGCATTCCACAGCTTGCGGGGGTCGTCGCCGGCACGGAACGGATCCATATCCGGCTGCGTCGCCGGACTGACGACACGTAGTTGCGCGCCTGCGATAACGGGTTCCCCCAGCGCAGGCACTTCCGCGCGTACCGCAGTCGAAAGTTTGCCTGCTATTTCCACGCGGTTACGGCCGTTCTTCTTTGCTGCATAGAGCGCTTCGTCGGCGCGCGCGAGCAATCCGGCAACATCTTCGTCGCCTTCGGCGGATGCCACGGCGACGCCGACGCTTACCGTGGCATCGACGTGCTTTCCGTCGATCTCGGCGGTCGCGACCATCAGCGCGCGGCGGATACGTTCCGCGGTGGACACGGCAGTGCTCTCGCCTGCGCCGAACAGGAGCGCGCCGAATTCCTCCCCGCCGAGCCGGCCGATCAGGTCGGTCGAGCGGAATTCCGCGCCCGCCTTCATCGTGAAGATCCGCAGCACTTCGTCGCCAAGCGCATGGCCGAAGCGGTCGTTGATCGACTTGAAGTAATCGAGATCGAACAGCAGCGCGGTGACCGGCTCATTGGTACGCGAACGCTGGCGCATCCGACGCATCGCCGAGTCGAGGAACGCGCGGCGATTGGGAATGTTGGTCAGCGGATCGAGCATTGCATTGGTCTTGTGGACCAGTTCGCTCCGCTCTTTCGCCATCGCTAGGATCATGAACGACGACACGATCAGGTAGAGCAGCGACTCGAGTCCGATGATGCTGAACCACGCCGTCGAGAAGAACGAAGCGCCCGGTGCGAGCGGGAACGCGAACACCAGCCAGACCCGAAGCGCATAAACAAAGCCATGCACGAACAAGGTAGCGCTCAGCGGCCAGCGCGAAATCAGCGGCTCGATCGAACGTCCGCGCCAGACTTCGCAACCCGTACCGATCGTATAGACCGCGATGATGACGGACGAGAGCATAATCCGCGCGTTGACGGAGTCGCTCAGGACCGGAAGCTGGCAAGCGAGGAGCCACAGGATTGCGCCGGCGAGCACGCCGGAAAGCGGCACGGTGCGGTCATCGAACAGACGCGCGCCACCCCAACCGATGCCAGCCGCGGTTAGAATCAACGCGGTGGCGATGTCGATGGAAAGCACATCGGGAATTAGCCCGCGCGCGCCAAGCAACGCCGCACCCGCGCACATGACGAAATGGCTGGTGCTCCACCAGCCGAGCGCACGGATTTCGCGGTTCTGATACCACGCGAACAACAGCAGAAAGCCGAGAACCATCGTGACGGAGATCGACACGATGAAAAGCGTGCGGATGTCGAGGTCGAGAAACTGCACCGGCGCGGCCTTCCCGCATTTTTTGCGGCTGCCACTCTTAAGCAGAAGCTCCTACCGAACCGCTCTCCCAATGCCTAAAATTTGAGGGTTCACGGCGGGGAGCGCAACATCTCGGAACTCCCAAATAAGCCGAGGGCGGGATCGCTCCCGCCCTCGCATATTCTCTTTCCTGCCGGTTCGCCTTAGCGCTTCGAGAACTGGAAGCTGCGGCGGGCTTTCTTCTTGCCGTACTTCTTGCGCTCGACCACGCGGCTGTCGCGGGTCAGGAAGCCGCCCTTCTTGAGCACGCCACGCAGCTCCGGTTCGAAGAAGGTGAGCGCACGCGACAGGCCATGGCGCAGCGCGCCGGCCTGGCCGGAAAGGCCGCCGCCGGAAACGGTGCACACCACGTCGTACTGGCCGGAGCGGTTCGATGCGACCAGCGGCTGCTGGATCATCATGCGCAGCACCGGACGCGCGAAGTAGACTTCGACGGTACGCTCGTTGACGAGGATCTTGCCCGAGCCGCGCTTCAGCCAGACGCGGGCAACCGCGTCCTTGCGCTTGCCGGTCGCGTAGGCGCGGCCCTGCTTGTCGAGCTTCTGAACGTGAACCGGCGCTTCCGGCTGCACGCCCTTGAGCGCCGAGAGGCCTTCGAGAGACTGAACGGACTCGGCCATCACGCGGCCCTCACATTCTTGCGGTTGAGTTTTGCGATGTCGAGCTTCACCGGGTTCTGCGCTTCGTGCGGGTGCTTGTCGCCCTTATAGACGCGCAGGTTGCCCATGATCTTGCGATGAAGCGGGCCGCGCTTGAGCATGCGCTCGACCGCCTTTTCGAGCACGCGCTCGGGGAAGCGGCCTTCGATGATCATCTTGGCGGTGCGTTCCTTGATGCCGCCGGGGAAGCCGGTGTGGTGGTAATACACCTTGTCCTGCAGTTTCTTGCCGGTGAGGACGACCTTCTCGGCGTTGATGACGATGACGTTGTCGCCGCAATCGACGTGCGGCGTGTAGATCGCCTTATGCTTGCCCTTCAGGCGCATGGCGATGATGGTCGCGAGACGGCCGACGACGAGACCGGATGCATCGATCAGCACCCATTTCTTCTCGACCTCGGCGGGCTTCGCCACAAAGGTGGTCATGACGTTCTTCCTTGGATGGGAATTCGTTGGCGCGGGTTCTAGGAAAGTCGCGCGGCAGCGTCAAGCGCAGGAATTAAATAAAGCTATTTAATTCCAATGGCTTATAAATATGGTATTTTGATACCTGCCGCTAAGTGCCTTATCGCGGCGGAATCGAATAGGTCGCGACCACATGCGCTGCCGGGTCCTCGTCGTTGACGCCCCGGATAACGGCCTCGGCCACCACCAGGCGCTTGCCGAGCTTGAGGATCTTGACCTCGCAGAGGAGATCGCCCGGCTGCGGCTTCGAGAGGAAATTGCATGTAAAACTGGTCGTCACCGCCAGCGCGACCGGCCCGATCACGGCGAGGATCGCGACATAGATCGCGCCGTCCGCAAGGCCCATCATGGTCGGTCCCGATACCGTGCCGCCGGGACGCAGGTGGCGTTCGCCCGCCGTGAACTGCACCACCGCAGTCCCCGGCCCCACCGAGACGATCTTGTTCGGCTTGCTTGGGCCATAGGCCTGCGGAAACTCCTTCGCGAGGTATTCGCGCAGTTCCTCGACCGTCATTTTGAGTTGCATGGCAGCCACGAACTTGCCTCCTCACCCGGACTTTTCTTTTCGGATACAATGCGAAGCAGGAAACGAGAAGCCGCCAACCTGACAAATCAAAACGCCAAATGACCCCGCAAACCGCCCTCGCCCAGAAGCCTGACGCCGCCCCCATCATACTTCGCGAGGATCACGGCCCGGTCGCGATGCTCGTTCTCAATCGTCCCGCTGCGCGAAACTCGCTCTCGCAGGCGATGATCGACACCCTTACGGCGGAAATCGCAAAGGTGCGCGACGACAAGGCCGTGCGCGCGCTCATCATTGCCGCGAACGGCCCCGGCTTTTGCGCGGGCCACGACATGAAGGAAATGACCGCGCGCCGCACGGACAGCGACCGCGGACGCGCCTTCTTCGAACACATGTTCAAGAGTTGCGCCGCGATGATGATGTCTATCGTCAACCTGCCGAAGCCGGTGATCGCGGCGGTCGGCGGTGCGGCAAGCGCGGCGGGCTGCCAGCTGGTCGCTTCCTGCGATCTCGCCGTCGCCTCGAAGGAAGCGCGCTTCGCGACGCCCGGCGTGGACA is a window encoding:
- a CDS encoding GGDEF domain-containing protein; protein product: MQFLDLDIRTLFIVSISVTMVLGFLLLFAWYQNREIRALGWWSTSHFVMCAGAALLGARGLIPDVLSIDIATALILTAAGIGWGGARLFDDRTVPLSGVLAGAILWLLACQLPVLSDSVNARIMLSSVIIAVYTIGTGCEVWRGRSIEPLISRWPLSATLFVHGFVYALRVWLVFAFPLAPGASFFSTAWFSIIGLESLLYLIVSSFMILAMAKERSELVHKTNAMLDPLTNIPNRRAFLDSAMRRMRQRSRTNEPVTALLFDLDYFKSINDRFGHALGDEVLRIFTMKAGAEFRSTDLIGRLGGEEFGALLFGAGESTAVSTAERIRRALMVATAEIDGKHVDATVSVGVAVASAEGDEDVAGLLARADEALYAAKKNGRNRVEIAGKLSTAVRAEVPALGEPVIAGAQLRVVSPATQPDMDPFRAGDDPRKLWNAQPRVRPASA
- the rpsI gene encoding 30S ribosomal protein S9, which produces MAESVQSLEGLSALKGVQPEAPVHVQKLDKQGRAYATGKRKDAVARVWLKRGSGKILVNERTVEVYFARPVLRMMIQQPLVASNRSGQYDVVCTVSGGGLSGQAGALRHGLSRALTFFEPELRGVLKKGGFLTRDSRVVERKKYGKKKARRSFQFSKR
- the rplM gene encoding 50S ribosomal protein L13; translated protein: MTTFVAKPAEVEKKWVLIDASGLVVGRLATIIAMRLKGKHKAIYTPHVDCGDNVIVINAEKVVLTGKKLQDKVYYHHTGFPGGIKERTAKMIIEGRFPERVLEKAVERMLKRGPLHRKIMGNLRVYKGDKHPHEAQNPVKLDIAKLNRKNVRAA
- a CDS encoding PaaI family thioesterase, with amino-acid sequence MQLKMTVEELREYLAKEFPQAYGPSKPNKIVSVGPGTAVVQFTAGERHLRPGGTVSGPTMMGLADGAIYVAILAVIGPVALAVTTSFTCNFLSKPQPGDLLCEVKILKLGKRLVVAEAVIRGVNDEDPAAHVVATYSIPPR
- a CDS encoding enoyl-CoA hydratase, which gives rise to MTPQTALAQKPDAAPIILREDHGPVAMLVLNRPAARNSLSQAMIDTLTAEIAKVRDDKAVRALIIAANGPGFCAGHDMKEMTARRTDSDRGRAFFEHMFKSCAAMMMSIVNLPKPVIAAVGGAASAAGCQLVASCDLAVASKEARFATPGVDIGLFCSTPMVALSRNVTNKHAMEMLLTGDLISAQRAYEIGLVNRVVDPDSERHGALELANQIASKSAHTLKIGKEAFYRQRELDLESAYRYTAQVMTENMLARDAEEGIGAFVEKRTPKWEDR